One genomic region from Uloborus diversus isolate 005 chromosome 2, Udiv.v.3.1, whole genome shotgun sequence encodes:
- the LOC129235324 gene encoding pneumococcal serine-rich repeat protein-like isoform X11 has product MVWLNEATVFFTASLLLLFYCPVNAQVAQASSSAAVQNVFGNQDVARNFLGCLTSGIRSSSAFPRQEQEDLDAVATGILSAVTTSSGVSAGVRAQALSTALASSLAQLIIAEAAGSEYSTQASALSNVLSSCFLRITGVPNPPFVSEIEGLVSLFAEEAGLPPLNLSQFSTGGISVGLGQAGSQAGSQAGSQSASQAAASSSTSAFASASAFAQSASFALSSSSSFASAVSSASSVSALGILGYQVGLQAAGSLGISNSQAFASSISQALTSVGVGASSSAYASAVSGVVAQYLSGTGVLTSANAQALASSFANVFAASAASASAAASASSAASAQSAAAALAQSQSAASAFSQAASQAFSQATSQAGSQAASQAGSQAASQAGSQAASQAGSQAASQAGSQAASQSGSGASSFTTTISRSSAGSQAGSQAGSQAGSQAGSQAGSQAGSQAGSQAGSQAGSQAGSQAASQAGSQSASQASASSSASAFASASAFAQSASFALSSSSSFASAVSSASSVSALGTLGYQVGLQAAGSLGISNSQAFASSISQALTSVGVGASSSAYASAVSGVVAQYLSGTGVLTSANAQALASSFANVFAASAASASAAASASSAASAQSAAAASAQSQSAASAFSQAASQAFSQAASQAGSQAASQAGSQAASQAGSQAASQAGSQAASQAGSQAASQSGSGASSFTTTISRSSAGSQAGSQAGSQAGSQAGSQAGSQAGSQAGSQAGSQAGSQAGSQAGSQAASQAGSQSASQASASSSASAFASASAFAQSASFALSSSSSFASAVSSASSVSALGTLGYQVGLQAAGSLGISNSQAFASSISQALTSVGVGASSSAYASAVSGVVAQYLSGTGVLTSANAQALASSFANVFAASAASASAAASASSAASAQSTAAALAQSQSAASAFSQAASQAFSQAASQAGSQAASQAGSQAASQAGSQAASQAGSQAASQAGSQAASQSGSGASSFTTTISRSSAGSQAGSQAGSQAGSQAGSQAGSQAGSQAGSQAGSQAGSQAGSQAGSQAGSQAGSQAGSQAGSQAASQAGSQSASQASASSSASAFASASAFAQSASFALSSSSSFASAVSSASSVSALGTLGYQVGLQAAGSLGISNSQAFASSISQALTSVGVGASSSAYASAVSGVVAQYLSGTGVLTSANAQALASSFANVFAASAASASAAASASSAASAQSAAAASAQSQSAASAFSQAASQAFSQAASQAGSQAASQAGSQAASQAGSQAASQAGSQAASQAGSQAASQSGSGASSFTTTISRSSAGSQAGSQAGSQAGSQTGSQAGSQAGSQAGSQAGSQAASQAGSQSASQASASSSASAFASASAFAQSASFALSSSSSFASAVSSASSVSALGTLGYQVGLQAAGSLGISNSQAFASSISQALTSVGVGASSSAYASAVSGVVAQYLSGTGVLTSANAQALASSFANVFAASAASASAAASASSAASAQSTAAALAQSQSAASAFSQAASQAFSQAASQAGSQAASQAGSQAASQAGSQAASQAGSQAASQAGSQAASQSGSGASSFTTTISRSSAGSQAGSQAGSQAGSQAGSQAGSQAGSQAGSQAGSQAGSQAGSQAGSQAASQAGSQSASQASASSSASAFASASAFAQSASFALSSSSSFASAVSSASSVSALGTLGYQVGLQAAGSLGISNSQAFASSISQALTSVGVGASSSAYASAVSGVVAQYLSGTGVLTSANAQALASSFANVFAASAASASAAASASSAASAQSAAAALAQSQSAASAFSQAASQAFSQAASQAGSQAASQAGSQATSQAGSQAASQAGSQAASQAGSQAASQSGSGASSFTTTISRSSAGSQAGSQAGSQAGSQAGSQAGSQAGSQAGSQAGSQAGSQAGSQAASQAGSQSASQASASSSASAFASASAFAQSASFALSSSSSFASAVSSASSVSALGTLGYQVGLQAAGSLGISNSQAFASSISQALTSVGVGASSSAYASAVSGVVAQYLSGTGVLTSANAQALASSFANVFAASAASASAAASASSAASAQSAAAALAQSQSAASAFSQAASQAFSQAASQAGSQAASQAGSQAASQAGSQAASQAGSQAASQAGSQAASQAGSQAASQSGSGASSFTTTISRSSAGSQAGSQAGSQAGSQAGSQAGSQAGSQAGSQAGSQAGSQAGSQAASQAGSQSASQASASSSASAFASASAFAQSASFALSSSSSFASAVSSASSVSALGTLGYQVGLQAAGSLGISNSQAFASSISQALTSVGVGASSSAYASAVSGVVAQYLSGTGVLTSANAQALASSFANVFAASAASASAAASASSAASAQSTAAALAQSQSAASAFSQAASQAFSQAASQAGSQAASQAGSQAASQAGSQAASQAGSQAASQSGSGASSFTTTISRSSAGSQAGSQAGSQAGSQAGSQAGSQAGSQAGSQAGSQAGSQAASQAGSQSASQASASSSASAFASASAFAQSASFALSSSSSFASAVSSASSVSALGTLGYQVGLQAAGSLGISNSQAFASSISQALTSVGVGASSSAYASAVSGVVAQYLSGTGVLTSANAQALASSFANVFAASAASASAAASASSAASAQSAAAALAQSQSAASAFSQAASQAFSQAASQAGSQVASQAGSQAESQAGSQAASQAGSQAASQAGSQAASQSGSGASSFTTTISRSSAGSQAGSQAGSQAGSQAGSQAGSQAGSQAGSQAGSQAASQAGSQSASQASASSSASAFASASAFAQSASFALSSSSSFASAVSSASSVSALGTLGYQVGLQAAGSLGISNSQAFASSISQALTSVGVGASSSAYASAVSGVVAQYLSGTGALTSANAQALASSFANVFAASAASASAAASASSATSAQSAAAALAQSQAAASAFSQAASQASSQASSQAASQASSQASSQAGSQASSQASSQASSQAVSQAASQAASQAASQSAASARAGASSASFSASQSNAASQAGSQAASRAASQAASQAGSQSASQAAASSSASASASASAFAQSASLALASSSSFASAISSVSSVSSLGSLGYQVGLQAAGSLGISNSQAFASSISQALTSVGVGASSAAYASAVSGVLAQYLSGTGVLTSANAQALASSFANVFAASAASASAATSASSSASAQSAAAALAQNQSAASAFSQAASQAGSQASSQAGSQVASQSASGSGAFGFGTSASGIITSSPSLANLVSNVAPILLSSNGLSSSSASSRINSIASGLSTALSSSSGVSLENLSSSLSSVFSEIQNNSFGVSAEQALIQALFEVLTGTVQVLNRGQTSFVSVSSPTVISSSF; this is encoded by the exons ATGGTTTGGCTAAATGAAGCAACCGTGTTCTTCACTGCTAGCTTACTGCTACTTTTCTATTGCCCGGTGAACGCACAGGTAGCACAAGCATCAAGCAGTGCTGCAGTACAAAATGTTTTCGGCAATCAAGATGTTGCAAGGAATTTCTTGGGCTGTCTAACATCAGGCATCAGAAGCTCTTCCGCATTTCCAAGACAAGAACAAGAAGATCTCGATGCAGTAGCAACAGGAATTCTCTCAGCTGTTACAACATCAAGTGGAGTATCGGCAGGAGTAAGAGCTCAAGCACTCAGTACAGCCTTAGCATCATCTTTGGCTCAGTTGATTATAGCCGAAGCTGCAGGATCCGAATACTCTACCCAAGCATCTGCTCTCTCGAATGTACTATCCAGCTGCTTCCTGAGAATCACTGGTGTCCCAAATCCACCATTCGTTTCTGAAATCGAGGGTCTGGTCTCCTTATTTGCTGAAGAAGCTGGCCTACCTCCTCTAAATTTATCTCAATTTTCAACAGGAGGAATTAGCGTTGGCCTGGGGCAAGCGGGAAGTCAGGCAGGAAGCCAAGCTGGAAGTCAATCAGCAAGTCAGGCAGCAGCAAGCAGCTCGACCTCCGCTTTTGCCTCTGCATCTGCTTTCGCACAATCAGCGTCTTTCGCACTTTCATCCTCCAGCTCTTTCGCAAGCGCCGTCTCATCAGCTTCTTCGGTTTCTGCTCTCGGAATTTTAGGATATCAAGTAGGCCTCCAAGCAGCAGGTTCTCTCGGAATCAGCAACTCCCAGGCATTTGCCAGTTCAATATCTCAAGCACTTACTTCCGTTGGTGTGGGAGCTAGTTCATCAGCATACGCGAGTGCAGTATCTGGAGTTGTTGCTCAATACCTTTCAGGAACAGGTGTTCTTACATCAGCGAATGCACAAGCTCTGGCTTCCTCTTTCGCAAATGTATTTGCAGCGTCTGCAGCCTCAGCTTCTGCAGCGGCATCTGCTTCAAGCGCAGCATCTGCACAGTCTGCTGCTGCTGCATTAGCTCAAAGTCAGTCGGCAGCCTCTGCATTCTCTCAAGCAGCTAGTCAAGCATTTAGTCAGGCAACTAGCCAAGCAGGAAGTCAAGCCGCAAGCCAAGCAGGAAGTCAAGCCGCAAGCCAAGCAGGAAGTCAAGCCGCAAGCCAAGCCGGAAGTCAAGCCGCAAGCCAAGCCGGAAGTCAAGCTGCAAGTCAAAGTGGATCTGGAGCATCGAGTTTCACAACAACCATTTCGAGGAGTAGTGCTGGTAGTCAGGCTGGTAGTCAAGCTG GAAGTCAAGCTGGTAGCCAAGCAGGAAGTCAAGCTGGTAGCCAAGCAGGAAGTCAAGCTGGTAGCCAAGCAGGAAGTCAAGCTGGTAGCCAAGCTGGCAGCCAAGCAGCTAGCCAAGCTGGAAGTCAATCAGCAAGTCAGGCATCAGCAAGCAGCTCTGCCTCCGCTTTTGCCTCTGCATCAGCTTTCGCTCAATCAGCGTCTTTCGCACTTTCATCCTCCAGCTCTTTCGCAAGCGCCGTCTCATCAGCTTCTTCGGTTTCTGCTCTCGGAACTTTAGGATATCAAGTTGGCCTCCAAGCAGCAGGTTCTCTTGGAATCAGCAACTCCCAGGCATTTGCCAGTTCAATATCTCAAGCACTTACTTCGGTTGGTGTGGGAGCTAGTTCATCAGCATACGCGAGTGCAGTATCTGGAGTTGTTGCTCAATACCTTTCAGGAACAGGTGTTCTTACATCAGCGAATGCACAAGCTCTGGCTTCCTCTTTCGCAAATGTATTTGCAGCGTCTGCAGCCTCAGCTTCTGCAGCGGCATCTGCTTCAAGCGCAGCATCTGCACAGTCTGCTGCTGCTGCATCAGCTCAAAGTCAGTCGGCAGCCTCTGCATTCTCTCAAGCAGCAAGTCAAGCATTTAGTCAGGCAGCTAGCCAAGCAGGAAGTCAAGCCGCAAGCCAAGCAGGAAGTCAAGCCGCAAGCCAAGCAGGAAGTCAAGCCGCAAGCCAAGCAGGAAGTCAAGCCGCAAGCCAAGCCGGAAGTCAAGCTGCAAGTCAAAGTGGATCTGGAGCATCGAGTTTCACAACAACCATTTCGAGGAGTAGTGCTGGTAGTCAGGCTGGTAGTCAAGCTGGTAGCCAAGCAGGAAGTCAAGCTGGTAGCCAAGCAGGAAGTCAAGCTGGTAGCCAAGCAGGAAGTCAAGCTGGTAGCCAAGCAGGAAGTCAAGCTGGTAGCCAAGCTGGCAGCCAAGCAGCTAGCCAAGCTGGAAGTCAATCAGCAAGTCAGGCATCAGCAAGCAGCTCTGCCTCCGCTTTTGCCTCTGCATCAGCTTTCGCTCAATCAGCGTCTTTCGCACTTTCATCCTCCAGCTCTTTCGCAAGCGCCGTCTCATCAGCTTCTTCGGTTTCTGCTCTCGGAACTTTAGGATATCAAGTTGGCCTCCAAGCAGCAGGTTCTCTCGGAATCAGCAACTCCCAGGCATTTGCCAGTTCAATATCTCAAGCACTTACTTCGGTTGGTGTGGGAGCTAGTTCATCAGCATACGCGAGTGCAGTATCTGGAGTTGTTGCTCAATACCTTTCAGGAACAGGTGTTCTTACATCAGCGAATGCACAAGCTCTGGCTTCCTCTTTCGCAAATGTATTTGCAGCGTCTGCAGCCTCAGCTTCTGCAGCGGCATCTGCTTCAAGCGCAGCATCTGCACAGTCTACTGCTGCTGCATTAGCTCAAAGTCAGTCGGCAGCCTCTGCATTCTCTCAAGCAGCTAGTCAAGCATTTAGTCAGGCAGCTAGCCAAGCAGGAAGTCAAGCCGCAAGCCAAGCAGGAAGTCAAGCCGCAAGCCAAGCAGGAAGTCAAGCCGCAAGCCAAGCCGGAAGTCAAGCCGCAAGCCAAGCCGGAAGTCAAGCTGCAAGTCAAAGTGGATCTGGAGCATCGAGTTTCACAACAACCATTTCGAGGAGTAGTGCTGGTAGTCAGGCTGGTAGTCAAGCTGGTAGCCAAGCAGGAAGTCAAGCTGGTAGCCAAGCAGGAAGTCAAGCTGGTAGCCAAGCAGGAAGTCAAGCTGGTAGCCAAGCAGGAAGTCAAGCTGGTAGCCAAGCAGGAAGTCAAGCTGGTAGCCAAGCAGGAAGTCAAGCTGGTAGCCAAGCTGGCAGCCAAGCAGCTAGCCAAGCTGGAAGTCAATCAGCAAGTCAGGCATCAGCAAGCAGCTCTGCCTCCGCTTTTGCCTCTGCATCAGCTTTCGCTCAATCAGCGTCTTTCGCACTTTCATCCTCCAGCTCTTTCGCAAGCGCCGTCTCATCAGCTTCTTCGGTTTCTGCTCTCGGAACTTTAGGATATCAAGTTGGCCTCCAAGCAGCAGGTTCTCTTGGAATCAGCAACTCCCAGGCATTTGCCAGTTCAATATCTCAAGCACTTACTTCGGTTGGTGTGGGAGCTAGTTCATCAGCATACGCGAGTGCAGTATCTGGAGTTGTTGCTCAATACCTTTCAGGAACAGGTGTTCTTACATCAGCGAATGCACAAGCTCTGGCTTCCTCTTTCGCAAATGTATTTGCAGCGTCTGCAGCCTCAGCTTCTGCAGCGGCATCTGCTTCAAGCGCAGCATCTGCACAGTCTGCTGCTGCTGCATCAGCTCAAAGTCAGTCGGCAGCCTCTGCATTCTCTCAAGCAGCAAGTCAAGCATTTAGTCAGGCAGCTAGCCAAGCAGGAAGTCAAGCCGCAAGCCAAGCAGGAAGTCAAGCCGCAAGCCAAGCAGGAAGTCAAGCCGCAAGCCAAGCAGGAAGTCAAGCCGCAAGCCAAGCCGGAAGTCAAGCTGCAAGTCAAAGTGGATCTGGAGCATCGAGTTTCACAACAACCATTTCGAGGAGTAGTGCTGGTAGTCAGGCTGGTAGTCAAGCTG GAAGTCAAGCTGGTAGCCAAACAGGAAGTCAAGCTGGTAGCCAAGCAGGAAGTCAAGCTGGTAGCCAAGCTGGCAGCCAAGCAGCTAGCCAAGCTGGAAGTCAATCAGCAAGTCAGGCATCAGCAAGCAGCTCTGCCTCCGCTTTTGCCTCTGCATCAGCTTTCGCTCAATCAGCGTCTTTCGCACTTTCATCCTCCAGCTCTTTCGCAAGCGCCGTCTCATCAGCTTCTTCGGTTTCTGCTCTCGGAACTTTAGGATATCAAGTTGGCCTCCAAGCAGCAGGTTCTCTCGGAATCAGCAACTCCCAGGCATTTGCCAGTTCAATATCTCAAGCACTTACTTCGGTTGGTGTGGGAGCTAGTTCATCAGCATACGCGAGTGCAGTATCTGGAGTTGTTGCTCAATACCTTTCAGGAACAGGTGTTCTTACATCAGCGAATGCACAAGCTCTGGCTTCCTCTTTCGCAAATGTATTTGCAGCGTCTGCAGCCTCAGCTTCTGCAGCGGCATCTGCTTCAAGCGCAGCATCTGCACAGTCTACTGCTGCTGCATTAGCTCAAAGTCAGTCGGCAGCCTCTGCATTCTCTCAAGCAGCTAGTCAAGCATTTAGTCAGGCAGCTAGCCAAGCAGGAAGTCAAGCCGCAAGCCAAGCAGGAAGTCAAGCCGCAAGCCAAGCAGGAAGTCAAGCCGCAAGCCAAGCAGGAAGTCAAGCCGCAAGCCAAGCCGGAAGTCAAGCTGCAAGTCAAAGTGGATCTGGAGCATCGAGTTTCACAACAACCATTTCGAGGAGTAGTGCTGGTAGTCAGGCTGGTAGTCAAGCTGGTAGCCAAGCAGGAAGTCAAGCTGGTAGCCAAGCAGGAAGTCAAGCTGGTAGCCAAGCAGGAAGTCAAGCTGGTAGCCAAGCAGGAAGTCAAGCTGGTAGCCAAGCCGGCAGCCAAGCAGCTAGCCAAGCTGGAAGTCAATCAGCAAGTCAGGCATCAGCAAGCAGCTCTGCCTCCGCTTTTGCCTCTGCATCAGCTTTCGCTCAATCAGCGTCTTTCGCACTTTCATCCTCCAGCTCTTTCGCAAGCGCCGTCTCATCAGCTTCTTCGGTTTCTGCTCTCGGAACTTTAGGATATCAAGTTGGCCTCCAAGCAGCAGGTTCTCTCGGAATCAGCAACTCCCAGGCATTTGCCAGTTCAATATCTCAAGCACTTACTTCGGTTGGTGTGGGAGCTAGTTCATCAGCATACGCGAGTGCAGTATCTGGAGTTGTTGCTCAATACCTTTCAGGAACAGGTGTTCTTACATCAGCGAATGCACAAGCTCTGGCTTCCTCTTTCGCAAATGTATTTGCAGCGTCTGCAGCCTCAGCTTCTGCAGCGGCATCTGCTTCAAGCGCAGCATCTGCACAGTCTGCTGCTGCTGCATTAGCTCAAAGTCAGTCGGCAGCCTCTGCATTCTCTCAAGCAGCTAGTCAAGCATTTAGTCAGGCAGCTAGCCAAGCAGGAAGTCAAGCCGCAAGCCAAGCAGGAAGTCAAGCCACAAGCCAAGCAGGAAGTCAAGCCGCAAGCCAAGCCGGAAGTCAAGCCGCAAGCCAAGCCGGAAGTCAAGCTGCAAGTCAAAGTGGATCTGGAGCATCGAGTTTCACAACAACCATTTCGAGGAGTAGTGCTGGTAGTCAGGCTGGTAGTCAAGCTG GAAGTCAAGCTGGTAGCCAAGCAGGAAGTCAAGCTGGTAGCCAAGCAGGAAGTCAAGCTGGTAGCCAAGCAGGAAGTCAAGCTGGTAGCCAAGCTGGCAGTCAAGCAGCTAGCCAAGCTGGAAGTCAATCAGCAAGTCAGGCATCAGCAAGCAGCTCTGCCTCCGCTTTTGCCTCTGCATCAGCTTTCGCTCAATCAGCGTCTTTCGCACTTTCATCCTCCAGCTCTTTCGCAAGCGCCGTCTCATCAGCTTCTTCGGTTTCTGCTCTCGGAACTTTAGGATATCAAGTTGGCCTCCAAGCAGCAGGTTCTCTCGGAATCAGCAACTCCCAGGCATTTGCCAGTTCAATATCTCAAGCACTTACTTCGGTTGGTGTGGGAGCTAGTTCATCAGCATACGCGAGTGCAGTATCTGGAGTTGTTGCTCAATACCTTTCAGGAACAGGTGTTCTTACATCAGCGAATGCACAAGCTCTGGCTTCCTCTTTCGCAAATGTATTTGCAGCGTCTGCAGCCTCAGCTTCTGCAGCGGCATCTGCTTCAAGCGCAGCATCTGCACAGTCTGCTGCTGCTGCATTAGCTCAAAGTCAGTCGGCAGCCTCTGCATTCTCTCAAGCAGCTAGTCAAGCATTTAGTCAGGCAGCTAGCCAAGCAGGAAGTCAAGCCGCAAGCCAAGCAGGAAGTCAAGCCGCAAGCCAAGCAGGAAGTCAAGCCGCAAGCCAAGCAGGAAGTCAAGCCGCAAGCCAAGCCGGAAGTCAAGCCGCAAGCCAAGCCGGAAGTCAAGCTGCAAGTCAAAGTGGATCTGGAGCATCGAGTTTCACAACAACCATTTCGAGGAGTAGTGCTG GAAGTCAAGCTGGTAGCCAAGCAGGAAGTCAGGCTGGTAGCCAAGCAGGAAGTCAAGCTGGTAGCCAAGCAGGAAGTCAAGCTGGTAGCCAAGCAGGAAGTCAAGCTGGTAGCCAAGCTGGCAGCCAAGCAGCTAGCCAAGCTGGAAGTCAATCAGCAAGTCAGGCATCAGCAAGCAGCTCTGCCTCCGCTTTTGCCTCTGCATCAGCTTTCGCTCAATCAGCGTCTTTCGCACTTTCATCCTCCAGCTCTTTCGCAAGCGCCGTCTCATCAGCTTCTTCGGTTTCTGCTCTCGGAACTTTAGGATATCAAGTTGGCCTCCAAGCAGCAGGTTCTCTCGGAATCAGCAACTCCCAGGCATTTGCCAGTTCAATATCTCAAGCACTTACTTCGGTTGGTGTGGGAGCTAGTTCATCAGCATACGCGAGTGCAGTATCTGGAGTTGTTGCTCAATACCTTTCAGGAACAGGTGTTCTTACATCAGCGAATGCTCAAGCTCTGGCTTCCTCTTTCGCAAATGTATTTGCAGCGTCTGCAGCCTCAGCTTCTGCAGCGGCATCTGCTTCAAGCGCAGCATCTGCACAGTCTACTGCTGCTGCATTAGCTCAAAGTCAGTCGGCAGCCTCTGCATTCTCTCAAGCAGCTAGTCAAGCATTTAGTCAGGCAGCTAGCCAAGCAGGAAGTCAAGCCGCAAGCCAAGCAGGAAGTCAAGCCGCAAGCCAAGCAGGAAGTCAAGCCGCAAGCCAAGCCGGAAGTCAAGCTGCAAGTCAAAGTGGATCTGGAGCATCGAGTTTCACAACAACCATTTCGAGGAGTAGTGCTGGTAGTCAGGCTGGTAGTCAAGCTGGTAGCCAAGCAGGAAGTCAAGCTGGTAGCCAAGCAGGAAGTCAAGCTGGTAGCCAAGCAGGAAGTCAAGCTGGTAGCCAAGCTGGCAGCCAAGCAGCTAGCCAAGCTGGAAGTCAATCAGCAAGTCAGGCATCAGCAAGCAGCTCTGCCTCCGCTTTTGCCTCTGCATCAGCTTTCGCTCAATCAGCGTCTTTCGCACTTTCATCCTCCAGCTCTTTCGCAAGCGCCGTCTCATCAGCTTCTTCGGTTTCTGCTCTCGGAACTTTAGGATATCAAGTTGGCCTCCAAGCAGCAGGTTCTCTCGGAATCAGCAACTCCCAGGCATTTGCCAGTTCAATATCTCAAGCACTTACTTCGGTTGGTGTGGGAGCTAGTTCATCAGCATACGCGAGTGCAGTATCTGGAGTTGTTGCTCAATACCTTTCAGGAACAGGTGTTCTTACATCAGCGAATGCACAAGCTCTGGCTTCCTCTTTCGCAAATGTATTTGCAGCGTCTGCAGCCTCAGCTTCTGCAGCGGCATCTGCTTCAAGCGCAGCATCTGCACAGTCTGCTGCTGCTGCATTAGCTCAAAGTCAGTCGGCAGCCTCTGCATTCTCTCAAGCAGCTAGTCAAGCATTTAGTCAGGCAGCTAGCCAAGCAGGAAGTCAAGTCGCAAGCCAAGCAGGAAGTCAAGCCGAGAGCCAAGCTGGAAGTCAAGCCGCAAGCCAAGCAGGAAGTCAAGCCGCAAGCCAAGCCGGAAGTCAAGCTGCAAGTCAAAGTGGATCTGGAGCATCGAGTTTCACAACAACCATTTCGAGGAGTAGTGCTGGTAGTCAAGCTGGTAGTCAAGCTGGTAGCCAAGCAGGAAGTCAAGCTGGTAGCCAAGCAGGAAGTCAAGCTGGTAGCCAAGCTGGCAGCCAAGCTGGCAGCCAAGCAGCTAGCCAAGCTGGAAGTCAATCAGCAAGTCAGGCATCAGCAAGCAGCTCTGCCTCCGCTTTTGCCTCTGCGTCAGCTTTCGCTCAATCAGCGTCTTTCGCACTTTCATCCTCCAGCTCTTTTGCAAGCGCCGTCTCATCAGCTTCTTCGGTTTCTGCTCTCGGAACTTTAGGATATCAAGTAGGCCTCCAAGCAGCAGGTTCTCTCGGAATCAGCAACTCCCAGGCATTTGCTAGTTCAATATCTCAAGCACTTACTTCGGTTGGTGTGGGAGCTAGTTCATCAGCATACGCGAGTGCAGTATCTGGAGTTGTTGCTCAATACCTTTCAGGAACAGGTGCTCTTACATCAGCGAATGCACAAGCTCTGGCTTCCTCTTTCGCAAATGTATTTGCAGCGTCTGCAGCCTCAGCTTCTGCAGCGGCATCTGCTTCAAGCGCAACATCTGCACAGTCGGCTGCTGCTGCATTAGCTCAAAGTCAGGCGGCAGCGTCAGCGTTTTCACAAGCAGCAAGTCAAGCATCGAGTCAAGCATCGAGTCAAGCAGCAAGTCAAGCATCGAGTCAAGCATCGAGTCAAGCAGGAAGTCAAGCATCGAGTCAAGCATCGAGTCAAGCATCGAGTCAAGCAGTAAGTCAAGCAGCTAGCCAAGCAGCAAGTCAAGCAGCAAGCCAAAGTGCAGCCTCAGCTAGAGCAGGAGCTTCCAGTGCTTCATTTTCCGCGTCTCAAAGTAATGCAGCCAGTCAAGCAGGTAGCCAAGCAGCAAGCCGAGCTGCCAGCCAAGCAGCTAGCCAAGCTGGAAGTCAATCAGCAAGTCAGGCAGCAGCAAGCAGCTCTGCCTCAGCTTCTGCCTCTGCATCTGCTTTCGCACAATCAGCTTCTCTCGCCCTAGCATCCTCCAGTTCTTTTGCAAGCGCCATCTCATCCGTTTCTTCAGTTTCTTCTCTTGGATCTTTAGGATATCAAGTTGGTCTTCAAGCAGCTGGGTCACTCGGAATCAGCAACTCCCAAGCATTCGCCAGTTCTATATCTCAAGCCCTTACTTCGGTTGGAGTAGGAGCTAGTTCAGCGGCTTACGCTAGTGCGGTATCCGGCGTTCTTGCTCAGTACCTTTCAGGAACAGGTGTCCTTACATCAGCCAACGCACAAGCTCTGGCTTCCTCTTTCGCAAATGTATTTGCTGCATCTGCAGCCTCAGCATCAGCCGCgacatctgcctctagctcaGCTTCTGCACAGTCTGCTGCAGCAGCATTGGCTCAAAATCAGTCGGCAGCATCGGCATTCTCCCAGGCTGCTAGTCAAGCAGGAAGTCAAGCGTCAAGCCAAGCAGGAAGTCAAGTGGCGAGCCAAAGTGCTTCCGGTTCAGGGGCTTTTGGATTCGGCACTTCTGCTTCAGGGATAATAACTTCTTCTCCTAGTTTAGCAAACTTAGTCAGCAATGTGGCTCCAATCCTTCTGTCTTCTAATGGTTTGTCTTCTTCTTCAGCCTCTTCACGAATTAATAGCATTGCTTCCGGTTTATCGACTGCTCTATCATCATCAAGTGGTGTCAGCCTTGAAAACCTTTCGAGTAGTTTATCTTCTGTGTTCTCAGAAATTCAGAACAATAGTTTCGGGGTTTCTGCTGAGCAAGCTTTGATTCAAGCTCTGTTTGAAGTCTTAACTGGTACAGTGCAAGTTCTTAACAGAGGTCAAACATCGTTCGTGAGTGTATCATCTCCTACTGTGATTAGCAGTTCTTTTTAG